The Saprospiraceae bacterium genome includes a window with the following:
- a CDS encoding YkgJ family cysteine cluster protein, whose amino-acid sequence MNPEDSISLQNAKESKKINEIYLRKLKSSDSENTIPILRKIHHEVFQITDCLSCGNCCKTTPALITRQDVKRIARFLHMPASQFLKLYVITDFDGEMMMKNVPCVFLNSENNCAIYEVRPESCRRYPHTDEKEYPQRISLNITNTTICPAAAMILERLKKAIPLSI is encoded by the coding sequence ATGAATCCTGAAGACAGCATCTCTCTCCAAAATGCCAAAGAATCTAAAAAGATCAATGAAATATATCTGAGAAAACTTAAAAGTTCTGACTCAGAAAATACAATCCCGATATTAAGGAAAATTCACCATGAGGTGTTCCAAATTACCGATTGTCTTTCATGCGGCAACTGTTGTAAGACTACACCTGCTTTGATCACCCGTCAAGACGTAAAACGTATTGCCAGGTTTCTTCACATGCCAGCTTCTCAGTTTTTGAAACTATATGTCATTACAGATTTTGATGGTGAAATGATGATGAAAAATGTACCATGTGTATTCCTTAACTCAGAAAACAATTGTGCCATATACGAAGTCAGACCAGAATCATGCAGACGATATCCCCATACAGATGAAAAAGAATATCCACAAAGAATATCGTTGAATATCACAAATACAACAATCTGCCCTGCTGCTGCCATGATACTTGAAAGATTGAAAAAAGCTATACCTTTGTCGATATGA
- a CDS encoding 7TM-DISM domain-containing protein has product MYRVLPSFPIIQDQNYDKFEAKNLIFKKNVVGYKDRGRIFRSYSNYWTGGILLNESSGPIPILLEGNFKEIWVDGKPISFCGYKECEDPDGIIKQPQLLSAYVEVGVGSHLFVAKLGDFHLKKKFNVAFSDRTHFEGNTFSNHGSYFYILAFFSGIFFVLMLLSILMYFLIKDKSFFYYSIFCFSLWIHVNRTLGENFEYFYFIDDLLPWLYWKYIWFSILFISYFLFGTSYIKEYKNYAEIDKLISKYIKVLLLCLVPELIFLSLGFYEISYTYYFIVRYISGLFGIYILFLLYKERENVFVKFVIVGGSLLLSSELITSTFQNQVSRIIGLLGLLFEIIVFSAALAYKVYYEYYHVVVLEKKMQTKN; this is encoded by the coding sequence ATGTATCGAGTACTACCATCATTTCCAATCATACAAGATCAGAATTACGACAAATTTGAAGCTAAGAATCTTATTTTTAAAAAGAACGTAGTAGGTTATAAAGATAGGGGAAGGATATTTAGATCGTATAGCAATTATTGGACCGGAGGTATTTTATTAAATGAGTCTTCCGGTCCCATACCAATATTATTAGAAGGAAACTTTAAAGAGATTTGGGTTGATGGAAAACCCATTTCTTTTTGTGGTTACAAAGAGTGTGAAGATCCCGATGGAATTATAAAGCAACCACAATTATTATCAGCATATGTTGAAGTAGGAGTCGGCTCACATTTATTTGTAGCTAAACTTGGCGATTTCCATTTGAAAAAAAAATTCAATGTAGCTTTTAGTGACAGAACTCATTTCGAGGGTAATACTTTCAGTAATCATGGATCTTATTTTTATATATTAGCCTTCTTTAGTGGTATTTTTTTTGTTTTAATGCTTTTGTCTATCCTAATGTATTTTCTCATAAAAGATAAATCCTTTTTTTACTATTCTATTTTTTGCTTTAGTCTTTGGATTCATGTAAATCGAACTTTGGGAGAAAACTTTGAATATTTCTATTTTATTGATGATCTACTGCCCTGGCTTTATTGGAAATACATTTGGTTTAGCATTTTGTTTATCAGTTACTTCTTATTTGGTACTAGTTATATAAAAGAGTATAAAAACTATGCTGAGATTGATAAGTTGATTTCTAAATATATCAAAGTTTTACTATTATGCTTGGTGCCAGAATTGATATTCCTCTCATTAGGGTTTTATGAAATTTCATACACATATTATTTTATAGTCAGATATATTTCCGGTTTGTTTGGAATTTACATTTTGTTCTTACTTTATAAAGAACGAGAGAATGTATTCGTGAAATTTGTTATTGTTGGTGGAAGTCTCTTGTTGTCTTCAGAATTAATTACATCAACTTTTCAAAATCAGGTAAGTAGAATAATAGGATTGTTGGGTTTATTGTTTGAGATTATTGTATTTTCAGCCGCATTGGCATACAAAGTATATTACGAGTATTATCATGTAGTGGTTTTGGAAAAGAAAATGCAAACAAAGAATTGA
- a CDS encoding vanadium-dependent haloperoxidase, which yields MHHAIQTVSFPNCFFKKKYSEAKLDDSIGIGGHTFGVFVTHELWKDRKNDPNANDDSYIQSVAKGYHRNDPSNDQGSHAPFYGKESKCFAVTQSWALDPHPTLSSGDYQNALKQVIAKGIAPELIGTLPQTLANRRRTMEEELIGIFWGYDGAVDLGTPPRLYNQLLREISCKMSSNIDTNVLLFTMANVAMGDAGILAWEQKYVYNHWRPVVGVREHDISMGYSDTANNDIDNLCRINWLPLGAPKTNVKDGRNFTPDFPAYPSGHATFGAAALEIARLIYAAPADPAGINVVNGIDFISDEFNGVSKDNKGTTRPRHVRNFPGGIKQMIFENGLSRVFLGVHWYYDAFGVHPGAFGNASDGGKEITINEAMMEPSGATSVGVGGVPLGIAIARDIFNNGIKLSTAHTI from the coding sequence GTGCACCATGCTATCCAAACTGTATCCTTCCCAAACTGCTTTTTTAAGAAAAAGTATTCGGAAGCCAAGTTAGATGACTCAATAGGAATCGGAGGGCATACATTTGGAGTATTTGTCACTCACGAACTTTGGAAAGATCGTAAAAATGATCCAAATGCTAATGATGATAGTTACATTCAATCCGTGGCCAAGGGTTATCACAGAAATGATCCCAGCAACGATCAAGGATCACATGCTCCATTTTATGGTAAAGAATCAAAGTGTTTTGCCGTGACACAATCATGGGCACTTGACCCACATCCTACACTGAGTTCCGGGGACTACCAAAATGCATTAAAACAGGTAATCGCTAAAGGTATTGCTCCTGAATTGATTGGAACCTTGCCTCAAACACTAGCAAATAGAAGGCGGACAATGGAAGAAGAACTGATTGGCATATTCTGGGGATATGATGGTGCTGTAGACCTAGGCACGCCTCCACGATTATATAACCAGTTGCTTAGAGAAATTTCCTGCAAGATGAGTAGCAATATAGATACAAATGTATTATTATTTACTATGGCAAATGTGGCAATGGGTGATGCAGGTATTTTGGCTTGGGAACAAAAGTATGTTTACAACCACTGGAGACCAGTCGTCGGGGTCAGGGAACATGACATTTCTATGGGTTATTCCGATACGGCTAACAATGACATTGATAATTTGTGCCGTATCAACTGGTTGCCATTGGGAGCCCCAAAAACAAATGTAAAAGATGGCAGAAATTTTACTCCTGATTTTCCTGCATATCCTTCGGGTCATGCTACATTTGGAGCAGCTGCCTTAGAAATAGCAAGATTGATTTATGCAGCACCAGCGGATCCTGCTGGTATAAATGTAGTCAATGGAATAGATTTTATTTCAGACGAATTTAATGGAGTATCTAAAGATAATAAAGGTACCACAAGACCACGACATGTTCGTAATTTTCCTGGAGGTATCAAACAAATGATATTTGAAAATGGACTAAGCAGAGTGTTTTTGGGAGTGCATTGGTATTATGATGCTTTTGGGGTTCATCCTGGGGCATTTGGAAATGCGAGCGATGGAGGTAAAGAAATCACCATCAATGAAGCGATGATGGAGCCATCCGGAGCTACATCGGTTGGAGTCGGTGGAGTACCTCTGGGCATCGCAATTGCCAGAGATATATTTAATAACGGAATAAAATTATCAACAGCGCATACTATATAG
- a CDS encoding histidine kinase → MIEFDFNKKQIIKLWDKKTGLSDDFIYAVLKDEENNIWVSHNKGLSMISLMNFNIKNYTPADGLQDYEFNTGSCFKSKNGIFYFGGINGVNSVDIKKLNHTNEVRKPIITQFKVMNREHSANVFAEYKDHVTLESTQNFISFDFVVPNPANAQNINYQYKLTGVDEGWVDAGKRPFANYTQLKPGEYVFNIRSYDNGHNISESSSPFNILIKKPFWLETWFVTLIILSLLLLSGFALSDRITKLNQKFENELQMANLEQEALYSQMNSHFIFNSINTILQMIIYNENESARKYLSKFATILRARIENSKSSLVQLHSELDLLTKYLEIEKLRIKDFTFSIEKDHNIDVNITLPSFIFELLI, encoded by the coding sequence TTGATAGAATTTGATTTTAATAAAAAACAAATAATCAAATTATGGGATAAAAAAACCGGTTTATCTGATGATTTTATTTATGCAGTACTCAAGGATGAAGAAAACAACATTTGGGTATCTCACAACAAAGGTTTGAGTATGATTTCATTAATGAATTTTAATATTAAAAATTATACCCCGGCAGATGGCCTGCAAGATTATGAGTTTAATACCGGGAGTTGTTTTAAGTCAAAAAATGGCATTTTTTATTTTGGAGGTATCAATGGAGTAAATAGTGTAGATATCAAAAAGCTAAATCATACAAATGAAGTAAGAAAACCAATCATTACTCAGTTTAAGGTTATGAATAGAGAACATAGCGCTAACGTTTTTGCTGAATACAAAGACCACGTTACCCTGGAGTCAACACAAAATTTTATTTCATTTGACTTTGTTGTACCAAATCCTGCTAATGCACAAAACATCAATTATCAGTATAAACTTACAGGTGTAGATGAAGGGTGGGTAGATGCCGGAAAAAGACCTTTTGCAAACTATACTCAACTGAAACCCGGAGAATATGTTTTTAATATTAGAAGTTATGACAATGGTCATAACATAAGCGAAAGCTCTTCTCCATTTAATATTTTAATCAAAAAACCCTTTTGGCTGGAGACTTGGTTTGTCACTCTTATTATCTTGTCTCTACTTCTTTTATCAGGATTTGCATTATCTGATCGAATTACAAAGTTAAATCAAAAATTCGAAAACGAACTGCAAATGGCCAACCTCGAACAAGAAGCCTTATATTCACAAATGAACTCTCATTTTATCTTCAACAGTATAAACACAATCTTGCAAATGATCATCTATAATGAAAATGAAAGTGCAAGAAAGTATTTAAGCAAATTTGCAACTATATTGAGAGCTAGAATCGAAAATTCGAAATCGTCTCTGGTGCAGCTACATTCTGAACTGGATTTGTTGACAAAGTACTTAGAGATTGAAAAGTTAAGAATAAAAGATTTTACATTTTCTATAGAAAAGGATCATAATATTGATGTAAATATAACACTTCCTTCATTTATTTTTGAGCTATTAATTTAA
- a CDS encoding formylglycine-generating enzyme family protein: protein MKNTFVIGLSLILYTFSGCKSDQSSATSATGNRDGMVLIPAGTLSMGGDNDQADPNEYPKHPVLIDAFYMDATEVTNAQFSDFIQTTGYKTVAERAIDWEEMKKNLPANTPRPHDTIMQPGALVFTKTSRQVALNDPSQWWRWTLGANWKHPAGPATDISSIMDHPVVQIAWEDADSYCKWAGKRLPTEAEWEWAARGGKENMVYPWGNDAANEGAPKANFFQGLFPFENTIKDGFETTSPVKSFPPNAYGLYDMAGNVWEWCSDWFDFEYYKKTDTKIARDTGPASAYNPYMPFQQEKVIRGGSFLCNDDYCSGYRNARRMGSTTDTGLNHTGCRCVKEVKK from the coding sequence ATGAAAAATACATTTGTCATTGGTCTCTCTTTAATTCTTTATACTTTCTCAGGATGTAAATCAGATCAAAGTTCCGCTACATCAGCCACTGGAAATAGAGATGGTATGGTGCTCATCCCGGCAGGCACCTTGAGTATGGGTGGTGACAATGATCAAGCTGACCCCAATGAATACCCGAAACATCCGGTACTTATCGATGCCTTCTACATGGATGCCACAGAAGTCACCAATGCTCAATTTTCAGATTTTATTCAGACCACAGGCTACAAAACTGTTGCCGAAAGGGCCATTGACTGGGAAGAAATGAAAAAAAACCTTCCAGCAAACACACCCAGGCCGCATGACACTATCATGCAACCCGGAGCGTTGGTATTTACAAAAACATCAAGACAAGTAGCGCTCAATGATCCGTCGCAGTGGTGGCGCTGGACATTAGGTGCCAACTGGAAACATCCCGCCGGACCTGCCACAGATATCTCCAGTATCATGGATCATCCTGTGGTTCAGATCGCATGGGAAGATGCTGATTCCTATTGCAAATGGGCGGGAAAACGTTTGCCAACAGAAGCAGAATGGGAATGGGCAGCTCGCGGAGGAAAAGAAAATATGGTTTATCCATGGGGCAATGATGCCGCAAATGAGGGTGCTCCAAAAGCGAATTTTTTCCAAGGGTTGTTTCCTTTTGAGAATACTATTAAAGATGGTTTTGAGACGACATCACCTGTCAAAAGCTTCCCTCCCAATGCCTATGGACTTTACGACATGGCTGGCAATGTATGGGAATGGTGCAGTGACTGGTTTGATTTTGAATATTATAAAAAAACTGACACAAAAATAGCAAGAGATACCGGGCCTGCATCGGCATACAACCCATATATGCCTTTCCAGCAGGAAAAAGTGATACGCGGCGGCTCATTTTTGTGCAATGATGACTATTGTTCAGGATATCGCAATGCGCGACGTATGGGCTCCACTACCGACACTGGATTGAATCATACAGGATGCCGATGTGTCAAAGAAGTCAAAAAATAA
- a CDS encoding DUF2911 domain-containing protein encodes MKNIFNLLVAGAFLMIFSNANAQVKTPAASPGAKIEQSVGLSTISVDYSRPSAKGRKVMGDLVPYGQLWRTAANQGTKVTFSDDVKVNGVDLKKGKYSLFTLPGATEWKVIFHKDVTMSTPGGDNYKEADEAARISVVPNNALPNPVETFTVGFSNLTDNTTEMYIAWEKTRVGFTVDVMSDAKVVASINSTLAGPTGGDYMAAANYYSNSGKDINKALEWGAKAVSMGANQFWNLRGYSLILAKAGKYTEAIAVAKESLAKATEAKNNDYIKMNNESIAMWSKK; translated from the coding sequence ATGAAAAACATTTTTAATCTTTTAGTTGCAGGAGCATTCCTGATGATATTTTCTAATGCAAATGCTCAGGTAAAAACTCCTGCTGCCAGTCCGGGAGCCAAAATTGAGCAGTCTGTGGGTTTGTCCACTATTAGTGTTGATTATAGTCGACCAAGTGCCAAGGGTCGTAAAGTGATGGGAGATCTTGTTCCATATGGTCAACTGTGGCGCACCGCTGCTAATCAAGGTACTAAAGTTACTTTTAGCGATGACGTAAAAGTCAATGGAGTAGATTTGAAAAAAGGCAAGTATTCTCTATTTACACTACCAGGAGCCACAGAATGGAAAGTTATTTTCCATAAAGACGTTACAATGAGCACTCCAGGTGGCGATAACTACAAAGAAGCAGATGAAGCTGCAAGAATATCTGTTGTTCCTAACAATGCTTTACCTAATCCAGTAGAAACTTTTACTGTTGGGTTTTCTAATTTGACTGACAATACTACTGAAATGTATATTGCTTGGGAAAAAACCAGAGTAGGATTTACTGTAGATGTTATGTCTGATGCTAAAGTTGTTGCGAGCATCAACTCAACATTAGCAGGTCCAACTGGCGGTGATTATATGGCAGCTGCCAACTATTATTCTAACAGCGGAAAAGATATCAATAAAGCTTTAGAATGGGGTGCAAAAGCTGTAAGTATGGGTGCAAACCAATTCTGGAATCTTAGAGGATACAGTCTTATATTGGCTAAAGCTGGAAAGTATACAGAGGCTATTGCTGTTGCAAAAGAGTCTTTGGCAAAAGCGACTGAAGCTAAAAACAACGACTACATCAAAATGAATAATGAATCGATCGCGATGTGGTCAAAAAAATAA
- a CDS encoding TonB-dependent receptor yields the protein MQKLIFLLLCICAINLANAQKGTIKGLVKDNEGNAIIGANISTSPGNVGTITEVDGSYSISVVSGTYSIKVSFVGYTSQVLNVFVDQGEIKTLDFTLSDDAVTLSDVVVVGTRAAPRSNTTSPLPVDVFSGKDLLTTGQTTFDKALQYRVPSFNTVQTPVNDATSLLDPYEIRNMGPSRTLILINGKRKNMSALVYTQTAPGRGETGADISAIPADAIKRVEILRDGASAQYGSDAIAGVMNVILKDDYDGGSVTINTGITHKGDGEALGITLNQGAKIGNKGFINYTANFGRVGLANRPGILSVKDEAEYWGVSEAVTKKFLDKFPDGGHVNGAPETKSAKFSANAGVDLTSSTRLYANAAYVYKRVNSFANYRAPYWITTDFGLLTPAGQEYIGYVPTFDGDLNDYNGTLGFINEKNGWKTDVSFTTGGNVQIYTVLNTYNRSLGAASPIQFRPGGYKFNHNVGNIDISKVLTEKISFAVGSEVRVENFEILEGDEASWIKGPLDAPAGANSFPGTRPENSGLFTRFNLGAYADFNFDLTDDFLVAMTGRLENYSDFGNAFVWKASTRYKFNDDKVTLRASASTGFRAPTLHQINLQTTQASFVDGVIKETGIFRNGSAQIKQLGVPTLAPEKSFNFTAGIGLKPSSDFSLTFDYFNITVNDRILLSSVIRPTGNANNPLDKILTTNEVAGIQFFTNGINTRTSGIDLVLGYRGLQFGGNQIGINLSGNYMLSNEKLELKEPKIISDAKKSIFDPTQEALMLTSRPQYKAILGLDYNVGKFGFSLNNTLFGPTKFRLADFSSTTDLEQQFIPKVVTDLGIIYKVSDKTTINFNIGNIFNVLPEFKVVGLTPAGEAIVKDAAKLKSEMSNITFNGRYPVTAYDGSHFSQLGTLLNLAINFKF from the coding sequence ATGCAAAAACTCATTTTCTTACTATTGTGTATATGTGCAATTAATCTTGCAAATGCACAAAAAGGTACAATCAAAGGGCTGGTAAAAGATAACGAAGGCAATGCCATCATTGGGGCTAATATTTCTACAAGTCCGGGCAATGTAGGTACTATCACCGAAGTAGATGGATCTTATTCAATCAGTGTAGTTTCCGGCACTTATAGTATCAAAGTATCATTTGTCGGTTACACATCTCAAGTTTTGAATGTTTTTGTTGATCAGGGAGAAATAAAGACTTTGGACTTTACTTTGTCCGATGACGCAGTGACATTAAGTGATGTAGTTGTAGTCGGTACAAGAGCTGCACCTAGATCAAATACGACAAGTCCACTTCCTGTTGATGTATTTTCAGGCAAAGACCTTTTGACAACTGGTCAAACCACTTTTGACAAAGCACTACAGTACAGAGTACCTTCATTTAATACTGTACAGACACCGGTCAATGATGCCACATCACTCCTCGACCCTTATGAAATCAGAAACATGGGACCAAGCCGAACTTTGATTCTTATCAATGGTAAAAGAAAAAACATGTCTGCACTTGTTTATACTCAGACAGCTCCTGGACGCGGTGAGACTGGTGCAGATATCTCAGCAATTCCTGCAGATGCGATTAAAAGAGTTGAAATTCTGCGTGATGGTGCATCTGCTCAGTATGGTTCAGATGCTATCGCAGGGGTCATGAACGTGATCCTAAAGGATGATTATGATGGTGGATCTGTCACTATAAACACCGGCATCACGCACAAAGGTGATGGCGAAGCATTAGGAATCACTCTAAACCAAGGTGCAAAAATTGGAAACAAGGGCTTCATAAATTATACTGCTAATTTTGGAAGAGTAGGACTGGCCAACAGACCTGGCATATTGAGTGTAAAAGACGAAGCCGAATATTGGGGAGTGTCAGAAGCAGTGACTAAGAAGTTTTTGGATAAATTTCCTGATGGAGGTCACGTCAACGGAGCTCCTGAGACCAAATCAGCCAAATTTTCAGCCAACGCAGGCGTGGATTTGACCTCGTCGACCAGACTATATGCCAATGCTGCTTATGTCTATAAGAGAGTCAATAGTTTTGCTAACTACAGAGCACCTTATTGGATTACTACGGACTTTGGTCTTCTCACACCAGCTGGCCAGGAGTACATTGGGTATGTACCGACTTTCGATGGCGATCTTAATGATTACAACGGTACACTTGGATTTATCAATGAAAAAAATGGCTGGAAAACCGATGTCAGTTTTACTACAGGTGGTAATGTACAGATTTATACGGTTTTAAACACTTATAACAGATCACTGGGTGCTGCATCTCCTATACAGTTTAGGCCAGGGGGATATAAGTTTAATCATAATGTAGGGAATATAGATATCTCCAAAGTTTTGACTGAAAAAATCTCTTTTGCAGTCGGATCAGAAGTTAGAGTAGAAAATTTCGAAATATTGGAAGGAGACGAAGCTTCCTGGATTAAAGGACCTTTGGATGCCCCTGCAGGAGCCAACTCATTTCCAGGCACCAGACCTGAAAATTCTGGATTATTTACTAGATTTAATTTAGGCGCATATGCCGACTTCAATTTTGATCTTACTGATGACTTCTTAGTGGCTATGACTGGTCGATTAGAAAATTATTCTGACTTTGGTAATGCATTTGTATGGAAGGCATCTACAAGATATAAGTTTAATGATGATAAAGTTACCCTGAGAGCATCAGCTTCTACAGGTTTCAGAGCTCCTACATTGCATCAGATCAACCTGCAAACAACTCAGGCATCATTTGTAGATGGTGTCATCAAAGAGACAGGTATCTTTAGAAATGGATCCGCTCAGATAAAACAATTGGGTGTTCCGACTTTAGCACCTGAGAAATCATTCAACTTTACCGCGGGGATAGGATTGAAGCCAAGTTCTGATTTTTCATTGACTTTTGATTACTTTAATATCACGGTGAATGACAGAATACTTCTTTCGTCGGTCATCAGGCCAACCGGAAATGCAAATAATCCCTTAGATAAAATTTTGACAACCAATGAAGTGGCAGGTATTCAATTTTTTACCAATGGTATAAATACCAGAACTTCAGGGATAGACTTAGTATTGGGTTACAGAGGATTGCAATTTGGAGGTAATCAAATAGGTATCAACCTGTCAGGTAACTATATGCTTTCAAATGAAAAATTAGAATTAAAAGAGCCTAAAATCATTTCCGACGCCAAAAAATCAATTTTTGACCCAACACAAGAAGCCTTGATGCTGACTTCCAGACCTCAGTACAAAGCCATTTTAGGGCTGGACTATAATGTAGGTAAGTTTGGTTTCTCGCTGAATAATACTTTATTCGGTCCGACTAAGTTCAGATTGGCTGATTTTTCATCCACAACTGATCTGGAACAACAATTTATACCAAAAGTGGTTACCGATTTGGGGATTATTTATAAGGTAAGTGACAAGACTACCATCAATTTTAATATTGGTAATATATTCAACGTATTACCTGAATTTAAAGTGGTAGGTTTGACACCAGCTGGTGAGGCCATCGTAAAAGATGCTGCAAAACTAAAAAGTGAAATGTCAAATATCACATTCAATGGAAGATATCCTGTAACTGCGTATGATGGTAGTCATTTCAGCCAGTTGGGCACTTTACTTAATCTAGCAATTAATTTTAAATTCTGA
- a CDS encoding transferase hexapeptide repeat family protein, with product MIYKFNGYIPVVDETSFVHPMASVTGNVIIGQNVYIGPGAAIRGDWGAIIIKDGCNVQENCTIHMFPGKTVILADAAHIGHGAIIHGAHIGRNVLVGMNSVIMDEVIIGDECIIGALTFIKAGTIIEPRKIVAGNPGKVIKDASEEMIEWKTEGTKLYQLLPKECYESLEPCEPLRKVPDFRPQQQEVFKYFGKKQ from the coding sequence ATGATATATAAATTTAATGGCTACATTCCAGTTGTGGATGAAACTTCGTTTGTGCATCCGATGGCATCAGTAACAGGCAATGTCATAATAGGCCAAAACGTATATATAGGACCCGGAGCAGCCATCAGGGGTGACTGGGGTGCCATCATCATCAAAGACGGATGCAATGTTCAGGAAAACTGTACTATCCATATGTTTCCGGGTAAGACCGTTATCCTGGCAGATGCGGCACACATTGGACACGGTGCCATTATCCATGGTGCCCACATTGGGCGCAATGTACTTGTAGGAATGAATAGTGTCATTATGGATGAAGTGATCATTGGTGACGAATGTATCATTGGGGCACTAACATTTATAAAAGCAGGTACCATCATTGAACCACGCAAAATAGTGGCAGGTAATCCTGGAAAAGTCATCAAAGACGCCAGTGAGGAAATGATTGAATGGAAAACAGAAGGTACAAAGTTGTATCAATTATTGCCAAAAGAATGCTATGAGTCCCTCGAGCCTTGTGAACCGTTACGGAAAGTGCCTGACTTCAGACCTCAGCAACAGGAAGTTTTTAAATATTTTGGGAAAAAACAATAA
- a CDS encoding histidine kinase encodes MSTLQTQLNPHFIFNSMNSIKEFIMSNQTNIASDYLTKFSVLMRKVLDYSSKESIILDEEILVTKQYIEFLQLMSSNQVTYEIQVQDDLESDLILVPPLLLQPYIENIFKHAFTKKTLNNRFIIKIFEEEFKLIIEITDNGIGMHTSNHDRRIHTPKGMEITKSRIKTWGIFYNKKCNVTIFDIRKDNIQNGTRVKIEI; translated from the coding sequence ATGAGCACATTACAGACCCAACTAAATCCACATTTCATATTTAACTCTATGAACTCCATTAAAGAATTTATAATGTCGAATCAAACAAATATTGCCTCTGATTACTTGACCAAATTTTCTGTCTTGATGAGGAAGGTTTTAGATTATAGCTCAAAAGAGAGCATAATTTTGGATGAGGAAATTTTAGTTACCAAGCAATACATTGAGTTTTTACAACTGATGAGTTCAAACCAAGTTACTTATGAAATTCAAGTGCAAGACGATCTCGAATCTGATTTAATTTTGGTTCCTCCTTTATTGCTTCAGCCTTACATTGAAAACATTTTTAAACATGCTTTTACAAAGAAAACGCTTAACAATAGATTTATCATTAAAATATTTGAAGAAGAATTCAAACTTATAATAGAAATTACAGACAATGGTATCGGAATGCACACTTCAAATCACGACAGAAGAATACATACACCAAAGGGCATGGAAATTACCAAAAGCAGGATAAAGACATGGGGTATTTTTTATAATAAAAAATGTAATGTAACAATTTTCGATATCCGTAAAGATAATATCCAAAATGGCACAAGAGTTAAAATTGAGATATAA
- a CDS encoding response regulator transcription factor has product MKIRTIIIDDEVRGLKIIEHFVSSNNDIEIIASISDAEEAIEVINKMKPQLIILDIHIPKFNGFEILERVNFREFKTIFVTAYNEYAIKSFKYSAIDYLLKPLDEVLFSDAIKKVVEQINQTNIKTDLKTLIHNVTSIKDPMAMKICIQHMNGFNIIDSQDIIYCEADTCYTIFKMAGNKQIVSSKTMAEYESILDPGLFLRIHRSFIINLSRIKEYRKGLGGSVIMDNGAELEISRRKKDEFVNRIKKIFKDESSS; this is encoded by the coding sequence ATGAAAATAAGAACAATAATTATTGACGATGAAGTCAGAGGCTTAAAAATCATAGAGCACTTTGTATCTTCAAATAATGATATTGAAATCATAGCATCTATAAGCGATGCTGAAGAGGCGATTGAAGTTATAAATAAGATGAAGCCCCAATTAATCATACTGGATATTCACATCCCAAAATTCAATGGATTTGAAATATTGGAAAGAGTAAATTTTCGGGAATTCAAAACAATATTTGTCACTGCTTACAATGAATATGCTATTAAGTCCTTTAAGTATAGCGCCATAGATTATTTACTAAAACCTTTGGACGAAGTACTCTTTTCTGATGCGATTAAAAAAGTCGTTGAGCAAATAAACCAAACAAATATTAAGACAGATTTGAAAACTTTGATTCACAATGTAACAAGTATCAAGGATCCTATGGCTATGAAGATCTGTATACAGCATATGAATGGTTTTAATATTATCGATTCGCAAGATATCATATATTGCGAAGCTGATACTTGCTATACAATTTTTAAGATGGCAGGGAATAAGCAAATTGTCAGTTCAAAGACTATGGCAGAGTATGAATCAATTCTTGACCCTGGTTTGTTTTTAAGAATACATAGATCATTTATTATAAACTTGTCAAGAATCAAGGAATACCGTAAAGGTTTAGGTGGTTCAGTGATTATGGATAATGGTGCAGAACTGGAGATAAGCAGGAGAAAAAAGGATGAATTTGTAAACAGAATAAAAAAAATATTTAAAGACGAAAGTAGTTCTTAG